In Streptococcus parasuis, the following proteins share a genomic window:
- the comA gene encoding peptide cleavage/export ABC transporter ComA: MKFGKRHYRAQVDTRDCGVAALAMILEYYRSHHSLASLREMAKTTMEGTTAFGLVKVAEELGFETRAIKADMSLFSMREAVYPFIAHVVKDGTLLHYYVVIGADKKYIYIADPDPSVKLTKLSHEQFEKEWTGVSLFMAPKPEYQPHKEKSHGLLSFIPLLTKQKGLITNIVLATLLVTFINIVGSYYLQSIIDTYVPNQMKTTLGVISVGLVVVYALQQLLSYSQEYLLIILGQRLSIDVILSYIRHVFHLPMSFFATRRTGEIVSRFTDANSIIDALASTILSIFLDVSIVVVVSVVLFSQNVYLFFISLLALPIYTLIIFAFMKPFEKMNQEVMESNAILSSSIIEDINGIETIKSLTSEKQRYQKIDREFVDYLQKSFAYNKAEGQQKVLKRLAQLVLNVAILWLGACLVMDQKMTLGQLITFNTLLVYFTNPLENIINLQTKLQTAQVANTRLNEVYLVESEFAEKKSVTDLSLLSGDIECNKVHYKYGYGRDVLTDINLKIKRGEKVSFVGVSGSGKTTLAKMMVDFYDPYKGEIRLNNVNINQIDKQTLRQHINYLPQQPYVFNGTILENLLLGAKEGTSQEDILWAVEMACIREDIEKMPLNYQTELTSDGAGISGGQRQRIALARALLTDAPIMILDEATSSLDILTEKRIVDNLLSLDKTLIFIAHRLTIAERTEHIVVLDKGRIVEQGSHKELLDKQGFYEYLVNS; encoded by the coding sequence ATGAAATTTGGAAAACGTCATTATAGAGCACAAGTAGATACACGAGACTGTGGTGTAGCAGCGCTTGCTATGATCTTGGAATATTATCGTTCTCATCATTCTTTAGCAAGTTTGCGAGAAATGGCAAAGACAACTATGGAAGGCACGACAGCATTTGGTTTAGTAAAGGTTGCTGAAGAGCTAGGGTTTGAGACGCGTGCGATTAAGGCAGATATGTCTTTGTTTTCGATGAGGGAAGCGGTCTATCCTTTCATTGCCCATGTGGTAAAAGATGGCACGTTACTACATTATTATGTTGTCATTGGGGCAGATAAGAAATATATCTATATTGCAGACCCGGATCCATCAGTGAAATTAACAAAGTTATCCCATGAACAATTTGAAAAGGAGTGGACAGGAGTTTCGCTATTCATGGCTCCCAAACCGGAATATCAACCTCATAAAGAGAAGAGTCATGGGTTACTTTCTTTCATTCCATTGTTGACTAAACAAAAGGGATTGATTACAAATATTGTTCTCGCAACGCTCTTGGTTACTTTCATCAACATTGTGGGCTCCTATTATTTACAATCCATTATTGACACTTATGTTCCAAATCAGATGAAAACAACATTAGGTGTCATTTCAGTCGGTTTGGTGGTTGTTTATGCCCTGCAACAATTGTTATCTTATTCCCAAGAGTATTTATTAATCATTCTTGGGCAACGACTCTCTATTGATGTGATTTTGTCTTATATTAGACATGTTTTTCATCTACCAATGTCATTTTTTGCTACTCGGCGAACTGGGGAAATTGTTTCACGATTTACAGATGCCAATTCTATTATTGATGCTTTAGCTAGTACCATTCTATCAATATTTTTGGATGTATCTATTGTTGTGGTTGTTTCGGTAGTGCTGTTTAGTCAGAATGTCTATCTTTTCTTTATTTCCTTGTTGGCATTGCCAATCTATACTCTAATCATTTTTGCGTTTATGAAACCATTTGAAAAGATGAATCAAGAAGTGATGGAAAGTAATGCAATTCTTTCTTCGTCTATCATTGAAGATATCAATGGTATTGAAACCATAAAATCATTGACAAGTGAGAAACAACGTTATCAGAAAATTGATAGAGAATTTGTAGATTATTTACAAAAATCATTTGCATACAACAAGGCCGAAGGGCAGCAAAAAGTGTTAAAGCGCTTGGCCCAACTCGTATTAAATGTAGCTATTCTTTGGTTAGGAGCTTGTCTTGTTATGGATCAGAAAATGACTTTGGGGCAGCTAATCACCTTCAATACCTTATTGGTCTATTTCACGAATCCATTGGAAAATATAATCAATTTACAAACAAAATTACAGACAGCTCAAGTTGCCAATACCCGCTTGAACGAGGTCTATTTGGTTGAATCGGAATTTGCTGAAAAGAAATCCGTGACGGACCTTTCGTTACTTTCGGGGGATATTGAATGCAACAAAGTGCATTATAAATATGGCTATGGTAGGGATGTTTTGACAGATATTAATTTGAAAATTAAACGAGGGGAAAAGGTCTCCTTTGTTGGAGTTTCTGGTTCTGGGAAGACGACGTTGGCTAAAATGATGGTGGATTTTTATGATCCTTACAAGGGTGAGATTCGATTAAATAATGTCAACATTAATCAAATCGATAAGCAAACACTTCGTCAGCATATCAATTATCTTCCACAGCAACCCTATGTTTTTAATGGGACAATTCTCGAAAATCTATTGCTAGGTGCAAAAGAGGGAACAAGTCAAGAAGATATTTTGTGGGCTGTTGAAATGGCATGTATTAGAGAAGATATTGAAAAAATGCCACTGAATTACCAAACGGAATTGACTTCTGATGGAGCCGGAATTTCCGGTGGACAACGGCAGCGAATTGCCTTGGCGCGTGCCCTTCTTACGGATGCCCCTATTATGATTTTGGATGAGGCAACCAGTAGTCTGGATATTTTGACAGAGAAGCGTATTGTGGACAACCTATTGTCATTGGACAAAACACTGATTTTTATTGCTCATCGTTTAACCATTGCAGAGCGTACTGAACATATTGTTGTGCTAGATAAGGGAAGAATTGTAGAACAAGGGAGTCATAAGGAATTGTTAGACAAGCAAGGGTTCTATGAATATTTAGTAAATAGTTAG
- a CDS encoding bacteriocin secretion accessory protein: MDHHLLESAEFYNRRYHNAASRVIIPSCVLFLFLILFSIVAKKEMTISTRATVEPVQRLAQIHSTSNHQILRNHLIENQEISVGDLLVEYQSENEQIQEDKVKENIAVLKNQISQLNVLKKSLESGSNQFEKEDQYGYSQMFKDYCNQLETLASTIDQQNATIASQNQAAKQSQLELEKVMHQTEKALADYRELKWAIQSDGVIDEENVGYSIYAQYQLAQSEDAVASQESFVAQIDNQISQVETQLASYKLQYAGAGVQQSYTNSLDSQSASLEAQYLTKVGQEMTLLSSQLRELEATLTVQKQAMDKTKIIADQAGVVHLNTEVEGSMMIPEGTIIAYVYPVLTEAKKMKITAYIPSKDIASISLKDNIQFSLQGKGEKRLALQSNISEIASTAIQTEAGNFFKVEAETRISTEMAEQLRYGMEGQFVVITGKKTYFQYFIDEFLGKE, translated from the coding sequence ATGGACCATCATCTGTTAGAAAGTGCGGAATTTTACAACAGACGTTATCATAATGCAGCCAGTAGAGTGATTATTCCTAGTTGTGTATTGTTTTTGTTTCTCATTCTTTTTTCAATCGTTGCTAAAAAAGAAATGACCATTTCAACAAGAGCAACCGTAGAACCTGTACAACGATTGGCACAGATTCACTCAACCAGTAATCATCAGATTCTGAGGAATCATTTAATCGAAAATCAAGAGATTTCAGTTGGAGATTTATTAGTAGAATATCAATCAGAGAATGAGCAAATCCAAGAAGACAAGGTCAAAGAAAACATAGCTGTTTTGAAAAATCAGATTTCTCAACTCAATGTCTTGAAGAAGAGTTTGGAATCGGGAAGTAATCAATTTGAGAAAGAAGATCAATATGGTTATTCTCAAATGTTTAAGGATTATTGCAATCAATTAGAAACATTGGCAAGTACGATTGATCAACAAAATGCAACGATTGCATCTCAAAATCAAGCCGCAAAACAATCACAATTGGAATTGGAAAAAGTAATGCATCAAACGGAGAAAGCCTTAGCAGACTATAGAGAATTGAAATGGGCCATTCAGTCTGATGGTGTCATTGATGAGGAGAATGTTGGCTATTCAATCTATGCACAGTATCAGTTAGCACAATCAGAGGATGCAGTTGCCAGTCAAGAATCATTCGTCGCTCAAATCGATAATCAAATCAGTCAAGTAGAGACTCAACTGGCCAGTTATAAATTGCAATATGCTGGTGCAGGAGTACAACAATCGTATACGAATAGCTTGGATAGTCAGTCGGCATCATTGGAAGCTCAATATTTAACCAAGGTTGGTCAGGAAATGACCTTGTTGTCTTCTCAATTAAGAGAACTAGAAGCAACACTTACGGTTCAAAAACAAGCAATGGATAAGACAAAAATTATTGCTGATCAGGCAGGGGTCGTTCATTTAAATACAGAAGTTGAAGGCTCAATGATGATTCCAGAAGGAACAATTATTGCATATGTTTATCCCGTTCTAACGGAAGCTAAGAAAATGAAGATTACAGCATATATTCCTTCGAAAGATATTGCAAGCATCTCATTAAAGGATAATATCCAGTTTTCATTACAAGGGAAGGGAGAGAAACGACTAGCACTGCAGTCCAACATATCAGAAATTGCAAGTACTGCCATTCAAACGGAAGCTGGTAATTTTTTCAAAGTTGAAGCAGAAACCAGGATATCAACAGAAATGGCTGAACAATTGAGGTATGGAATGGAAGGCCAGTTTGTCGTGATTACAGGTAAGAAGACGTATTTTCAATATTTCATAGATGAATTTTTAGGTAAGGAATAG
- a CDS encoding class IIb bacteriocin, lactobin A/cerein 7B family, which produces MFGELEMKYSLVMDEQLQDSSGGSIFLGVAIASGVAIAGTYIFGALDGAFEAKAKRRGF; this is translated from the coding sequence ATGTTTGGTGAATTAGAAATGAAGTACTCATTGGTAATGGATGAACAACTACAAGATTCTTCAGGAGGTAGCATCTTTTTAGGAGTTGCAATAGCAAGTGGTGTTGCAATTGCTGGAACCTATATTTTTGGAGCATTAGATGGTGCTTTTGAAGCGAAAGCGAAACGAAGAGGCTTCTAG
- a CDS encoding cysteine ABC transporter substrate-binding protein: MKIFKPIFAIFSVIAAIILVACSNTSTSSTSSSSSTSGATARTLEEIKESGTVKIGVFSDKKPFGYVDANGEYQGYDVYLGNRLAKELGVEVEYVPVEAANRVEYLTSAKVDIILANFTVTDERKEQVDFALPYMKVSLGIVSPSSAVITDPEQLNGKTLIVSKGTTAELYFEENYPEVKLQKYNQYSEAYAALLDGRGDAMSTDNTEVLAWALENKGFEVGVKALGDVDTIAPAVQKGNTELLDFINQTIEKLGEEEFFHKAYQETLQPVYGDAAQADDLVVEGGVVK, translated from the coding sequence ATGAAAATCTTTAAACCTATTTTTGCTATTTTTAGTGTCATAGCTGCGATTATTTTAGTTGCCTGCAGTAATACAAGCACTTCTTCAACTAGTTCCAGCAGTTCCACAAGTGGAGCAACCGCACGTACTCTTGAAGAAATCAAAGAAAGTGGAACAGTCAAAATCGGTGTTTTCAGTGACAAGAAACCATTTGGCTATGTGGATGCAAATGGTGAATACCAAGGATATGACGTCTATCTAGGCAACCGCTTGGCAAAAGAATTGGGCGTTGAGGTAGAATACGTCCCTGTCGAAGCCGCAAACCGTGTGGAGTATCTCACTTCTGCCAAGGTTGACATCATCCTAGCCAACTTCACAGTAACAGATGAGCGAAAAGAACAAGTAGACTTCGCCCTTCCTTACATGAAAGTATCCCTCGGTATTGTATCTCCAAGCTCTGCTGTCATCACTGATCCAGAACAACTCAATGGTAAAACCCTCATCGTCAGCAAAGGTACCACAGCTGAACTTTATTTCGAAGAGAATTACCCAGAAGTCAAACTTCAAAAATACAACCAATACAGCGAAGCCTATGCTGCCCTCTTAGACGGACGTGGCGATGCCATGAGTACAGACAATACTGAAGTTCTCGCATGGGCCTTGGAAAACAAAGGTTTCGAGGTTGGTGTAAAAGCGCTAGGGGATGTAGACACTATCGCTCCTGCCGTCCAAAAAGGAAACACCGAATTACTTGATTTCATCAACCAAACAATTGAAAAACTTGGTGAGGAAGAATTCTTCCATAAAGCCTACCAAGAAACCCTTCAACCAGTATATGGTGATGCTGCTCAAGCTGATGATCTTGTTGTAGAAGGTGGAGTTGTTAAATAA
- a CDS encoding amino acid ABC transporter ATP-binding protein, protein MSQPVLELQNITKNFGQQTILNHLSLSVKEGEVVVILGPSGCGKSTLLRCINKLESIQEGDILLDGQSILSGSLSLQDIRQKIGMVFQDYELFPHMDVLQNLTLAPVKALKRNKEEVQAEAETLLKRVGLEQKKHSYARELSGGQKQRVAIIRSLLMHPEILLFDEVTASLDPEMVREVLVLINDLAKEGRTMLIVTHEMEFARAIADRIIFMDKGEIIEENTAQNFFQHPQTQRAQAFLTTFDFNHF, encoded by the coding sequence GTGAGTCAACCTGTCTTAGAATTACAAAATATTACTAAAAATTTTGGTCAGCAAACCATTCTCAACCATCTTTCCTTATCCGTTAAGGAAGGAGAAGTGGTCGTCATCTTAGGCCCCTCTGGTTGTGGAAAAAGCACACTACTACGCTGTATTAACAAGTTAGAAAGCATTCAAGAGGGCGATATTTTACTAGATGGCCAATCTATTCTGTCTGGTTCACTTTCTCTACAGGATATTCGGCAAAAAATTGGCATGGTCTTTCAAGATTATGAATTATTTCCCCATATGGATGTCTTACAAAATCTGACCCTTGCACCTGTCAAAGCCCTAAAACGCAACAAAGAAGAGGTCCAAGCAGAAGCCGAGACCTTGCTAAAACGGGTAGGACTTGAACAGAAAAAACATAGTTATGCTAGAGAATTATCTGGCGGGCAAAAGCAACGGGTAGCTATCATTCGTTCCCTCCTGATGCACCCTGAAATTTTATTATTTGATGAAGTCACTGCTTCTCTTGACCCAGAAATGGTTCGGGAAGTCTTGGTTCTCATCAATGATTTGGCAAAAGAAGGACGGACCATGCTGATTGTGACGCATGAAATGGAATTCGCACGCGCCATTGCTGACCGCATCATTTTCATGGACAAGGGAGAAATTATCGAAGAGAATACTGCTCAGAATTTCTTCCAACATCCACAAACTCAACGGGCTCAAGCCTTTCTAACAACTTTTGACTTTAATCATTTTTAA
- a CDS encoding amino acid ABC transporter permease, which produces MQDMGIKVLLEGNNLQRLLVGLSVTLWISFLSIGISSVAGLLVGIIMTSKNRLIVWIFRIYLETIRIVPQLVLLFLFYFGLARGFNINISGELAAIIVFSLWGTAEMGDLVRGAITSLPKHQFDSGLALGLSKRSLYRYVIIPQVLRRLLPQAINLVTRMIKTSSLVILIGVVEVNKIGQQIIDFYRTSSPSVSLWIYGVIFCIYFMICFPISAFSRYLESIWKE; this is translated from the coding sequence ATGCAGGATATGGGCATTAAAGTCTTACTGGAGGGGAATAATTTACAACGACTATTAGTCGGACTGAGTGTCACACTCTGGATTTCCTTTCTCTCCATTGGCATTTCAAGCGTTGCAGGGCTATTAGTAGGAATCATCATGACATCAAAAAATAGACTGATAGTATGGATATTCAGAATTTACTTAGAAACCATTCGAATTGTTCCACAGCTGGTTCTACTCTTCCTTTTCTACTTTGGATTAGCACGGGGATTCAATATCAATATTTCAGGTGAATTGGCCGCGATTATAGTATTCTCGCTTTGGGGGACAGCTGAAATGGGAGATTTAGTTCGAGGAGCCATCACTTCTCTACCTAAACACCAATTCGATAGCGGATTAGCATTAGGGTTAAGCAAACGAAGTCTCTATCGCTATGTCATCATTCCTCAAGTTCTACGCAGACTACTCCCACAGGCAATTAACTTGGTCACCCGCATGATTAAGACCAGCTCCTTGGTTATCCTCATTGGCGTGGTTGAGGTCAATAAAATCGGGCAACAGATTATTGATTTTTACAGGACTAGCTCTCCAAGCGTGTCCTTATGGATTTACGGAGTGATTTTCTGTATTTACTTTATGATTTGTTTCCCAATATCTGCATTTTCTCGCTATCTTGAATCGATTTGGAAGGAGTGA
- a CDS encoding amino acid ABC transporter permease — protein MDWNFIQESIPVYQEALFLTVRLAFLGIVGAFGLGLLISIIRYYRIPLLQQISTAYIELSRNTPLVIQLFFLYYGLPRLGIVLDAEVCAIAGLIFLGGSYMAESFRSGFEAIKKSQIEIGASLGLTNWQIFLYILLPQSLAIALPSFSANIIFLIKETSVFSIIALADLMYVAQDLIGLQYETDEALFLLVSSYLIILLPLSLFFYYLERRIRHAGYGH, from the coding sequence CTGGATTGGAACTTTATTCAAGAATCCATACCAGTCTACCAGGAAGCACTCTTTCTCACTGTTCGGCTGGCATTTCTAGGCATTGTTGGAGCTTTCGGATTGGGACTGCTCATTAGTATCATCCGTTATTACCGTATTCCTCTTCTTCAACAGATTTCTACAGCTTATATTGAGTTGTCACGCAATACTCCCTTGGTCATTCAACTTTTCTTCCTCTACTATGGTTTACCGCGATTGGGAATTGTACTTGATGCAGAAGTTTGTGCAATTGCTGGTTTGATTTTTCTTGGTGGTTCTTACATGGCAGAATCTTTCCGCAGTGGCTTTGAAGCTATCAAGAAAAGTCAGATAGAAATCGGAGCTAGTTTGGGGCTAACAAACTGGCAAATTTTCCTATATATTTTGCTACCTCAATCACTAGCTATCGCCTTGCCTTCATTTAGTGCTAATATTATCTTTCTAATAAAAGAAACTTCCGTCTTCTCCATTATTGCCTTAGCCGACCTCATGTACGTCGCTCAAGATTTGATCGGACTACAATACGAAACTGACGAAGCGCTCTTTCTCCTAGTGAGTTCCTATTTAATCATCTTGCTACCGCTTTCGCTCTTCTTCTATTATCTTGAAAGGAGGATTCGCCATGCAGGATATGGGCATTAA
- the ruvB gene encoding Holliday junction branch migration DNA helicase RuvB, with product MTRILDMEPMQDEEYVERTLRPQKLNEYIGQDKVKDQLKIFIEAAKLRDEALDHTLLFGPPGLGKTTMAFVIANELGVNIKQTSGPVIEKAGDLVALLNDLEPGDVLFIDEIHRMPMAVEEILYSAMEDFYIDIMIGSGEANRSVHLDLPPFTLIGATTRAGMLSNPLRARFGISSHMEYYELADLTEIVERTADIFEMEITHEAAIELARRSRGTPRIANRLLKRVRDFAQIMGDGLIDETITDKALTMLDVDREGLDYVDQKILRTMIEVYGGGPVGLNTLSVNIAEERETVEDMYEPYLIQQGFLMRTRTGRVATAKAYEHLGYPYREK from the coding sequence ATGACAAGAATTTTAGATATGGAACCGATGCAGGACGAGGAATACGTTGAGCGTACCTTACGTCCGCAAAAATTAAATGAATATATTGGACAAGATAAGGTCAAGGATCAGCTGAAGATTTTTATTGAAGCTGCCAAATTACGGGATGAAGCCTTAGACCACACTCTTCTTTTTGGACCTCCAGGGTTGGGTAAGACCACCATGGCTTTTGTTATTGCCAATGAGTTGGGAGTTAATATCAAGCAGACCAGCGGTCCTGTTATTGAGAAAGCTGGCGATTTGGTTGCATTACTCAATGATTTGGAACCGGGAGATGTTCTCTTTATCGACGAAATTCATCGTATGCCGATGGCGGTTGAGGAAATACTCTACAGTGCCATGGAGGATTTTTACATTGATATTATGATTGGATCTGGAGAAGCTAATCGCTCAGTACACCTGGACTTACCACCCTTTACTTTGATTGGTGCTACCACACGTGCAGGGATGTTATCCAATCCACTGCGGGCTCGTTTTGGTATTTCTAGTCACATGGAGTATTATGAGTTGGCTGATTTGACTGAGATAGTCGAACGCACAGCAGATATTTTTGAGATGGAGATTACCCACGAAGCAGCGATTGAGCTGGCTCGTCGGTCAAGGGGGACCCCTCGTATCGCTAATCGCCTTCTTAAGCGGGTACGGGATTTTGCCCAGATTATGGGAGATGGGTTGATTGATGAAACGATCACTGATAAGGCTTTAACGATGTTAGATGTGGACCGTGAGGGGTTGGACTATGTGGATCAAAAGATTCTCCGTACCATGATTGAGGTGTATGGCGGTGGTCCCGTCGGTCTCAATACCCTTTCGGTCAATATCGCTGAAGAGCGCGAAACAGTGGAAGATATGTACGAACCCTACCTAATTCAGCAAGGTTTCCTCATGCGGACCCGGACGGGGCGGGTCGCGACCGCCAAAGCCTACGAGCATTTGGGCTATCCATATAGGGAAAAATAA
- a CDS encoding GNAT family N-acetyltransferase → MAEQMRRVASLFGDWPEPLIWTCLEGTMGQVYVDDSQSPQSALALYGRQSFFGFLAGKPNLDLLKMCEGKDIILVPQTQAWSDLIEGTYGDRIRAFTRYATKKDTAFDLGYLQSLVENLSADFELYPIHSELYQTCLHEEWSRDLVGNYADVAQFLELGLGYVIVHKGQVVSGASSYASYSGGIEIEVDTRKDYRRMGLAAVCVAKLILVCLKRGLYPSWDAHTLTSLKLAEKMGYQLDKPYQAFEWR, encoded by the coding sequence ATGGCAGAGCAGATGAGACGAGTAGCTAGCTTATTTGGAGACTGGCCTGAACCCCTTATCTGGACCTGTTTAGAAGGCACAATGGGGCAAGTTTATGTTGATGATAGTCAGTCGCCCCAGTCAGCTCTAGCTCTTTATGGACGGCAGAGCTTCTTTGGTTTTTTGGCCGGAAAACCAAATCTAGACTTGCTAAAAATGTGTGAGGGAAAGGATATTATTTTAGTCCCCCAAACCCAAGCCTGGTCTGACTTGATTGAAGGGACATACGGAGACAGGATTAGGGCCTTTACCCGTTATGCAACGAAGAAAGATACAGCCTTTGACCTCGGGTATTTACAGTCTTTGGTAGAGAATTTGTCAGCTGATTTTGAATTATATCCGATTCATTCAGAGCTTTACCAGACTTGTTTACATGAGGAATGGTCACGCGATTTGGTTGGCAATTATGCGGATGTGGCACAGTTTTTGGAGTTGGGGCTAGGCTATGTCATCGTGCACAAGGGGCAAGTTGTTTCTGGTGCTTCGTCTTATGCCAGTTATTCCGGGGGGATTGAGATAGAGGTTGATACTAGAAAAGACTATCGAAGGATGGGTTTGGCAGCAGTTTGTGTTGCCAAATTGATATTAGTCTGTCTAAAGCGTGGTCTCTATCCTAGCTGGGATGCCCATACTCTGACTTCCTTGAAACTCGCAGAAAAAATGGGCTACCAATTGGACAAGCCCTATCAAGCATTTGAATGGAGATAA
- a CDS encoding HAD-IA family hydrolase — protein MTPTFIWDLDGTLLDSYEAILAGIQETYEQFELPFDREEVRKYILRYSVKDLLVRDADKYGLDSDELNRVRATSLKEKNTQIPLMAGAREILDWTAEKGIQNFVYTHKSDNAFQVLEDLGVRHHFTEILTSDSGFARKPSPEALLFLIDKYGLEKEHTYYIGDRLLDVETAIHAGIHSINLQIDGIKENKKITNLQEIVELNFS, from the coding sequence ATGACACCGACATTTATTTGGGATTTGGATGGAACACTTCTGGATTCGTATGAAGCGATTTTGGCTGGAATTCAGGAAACCTATGAGCAATTTGAACTTCCTTTTGACCGTGAAGAGGTGAGAAAATATATTCTCCGCTATTCTGTTAAAGACTTGCTGGTGCGTGATGCAGATAAGTATGGTCTGGATAGTGATGAACTCAACCGTGTACGAGCGACTTCCTTGAAGGAGAAGAATACACAGATTCCCTTGATGGCTGGTGCGCGTGAAATTCTGGATTGGACAGCAGAGAAAGGAATTCAAAATTTCGTTTATACACACAAAAGTGACAATGCTTTTCAGGTTTTGGAGGATTTGGGTGTCCGTCACCATTTCACAGAAATCTTGACCAGCGATTCTGGTTTTGCTCGCAAACCAAGTCCAGAAGCTCTGCTATTTCTCATAGACAAGTACGGTCTGGAAAAGGAACATACTTACTATATTGGTGACCGTCTGCTTGATGTGGAGACAGCTATTCATGCGGGAATACATAGTATCAACTTGCAGATTGACGGGATAAAAGAGAACAAAAAGATCACCAATTTACAGGAGATTGTGGAGCTAAATTTTAGTTAG
- a CDS encoding transcriptional regulator translates to MNDKEFGQRVRYLREKLAITREEFCEDELELSVRQLSRIEAGQCKPTFSKIGFIASRLNMGLYELMPDYVQLPERYSRLKYEVLRTPTYGDQFLVEQRNQMLTIIYDEYYDELPEEEQIAIDAFQSKIDAFQTKSTQYGKSILDDYFEQVIRKTIFDVNDLLIIHLYLIHLDSEPENIIENQYFLEMVNRLHDQMEIMNLNELFVLRDVMMTSVGILGKIEAYDLMPSLFNALDKIMVLTQDFQKKPILNLLKWKYELYVNKDQVAAYQYYEDAVKFAQLIGNDYLVRRIKEDWEEEDHL, encoded by the coding sequence GTGAACGATAAGGAATTTGGGCAACGTGTGAGATATTTACGGGAGAAATTAGCCATTACGCGTGAAGAATTCTGTGAAGATGAACTAGAATTATCTGTTCGTCAATTGAGTCGTATAGAAGCGGGACAATGCAAACCAACTTTTTCAAAGATAGGTTTTATAGCGAGCAGGTTGAATATGGGTTTATATGAGCTTATGCCGGATTATGTCCAACTTCCGGAACGCTATTCGCGTCTAAAATATGAGGTATTACGAACTCCTACCTATGGAGACCAATTTTTGGTAGAGCAACGCAATCAAATGCTGACAATCATTTATGATGAATATTACGATGAGCTCCCAGAAGAAGAACAAATAGCTATTGATGCTTTTCAGTCTAAGATAGATGCTTTTCAAACAAAGTCTACTCAATATGGAAAGTCAATATTAGATGATTATTTTGAACAGGTTATTCGTAAAACTATATTTGATGTCAATGACTTATTGATTATCCATTTATACTTAATTCATCTTGATAGTGAACCAGAAAATATTATTGAAAATCAATATTTTTTGGAAATGGTAAATCGACTCCATGATCAAATGGAGATTATGAATTTGAATGAATTATTCGTTTTAAGGGATGTGATGATGACGTCTGTTGGTATTTTGGGGAAAATAGAAGCTTACGACTTAATGCCTTCGCTTTTTAATGCCCTAGATAAAATAATGGTTTTAACTCAAGATTTTCAAAAGAAACCCATTTTAAATTTATTGAAATGGAAATATGAGTTATATGTTAACAAGGATCAAGTGGCAGCATACCAATATTATGAAGATGCTGTGAAGTTTGCTCAACTTATTGGAAATGATTATTTGGTTAGGAGAATAAAGGAGGATTGGGAAGAGGAGGACCACCTATAG